A region of the Gadus morhua chromosome 1, gadMor3.0, whole genome shotgun sequence genome:
CTTTGTCCTCGAGGTCGTTTGGCACGACCACCTGCTAGCGTGGCTCCCCAGTGGTTGGCTCATGCCAGCACCTCTTCAGGACACCTTCCTGCAGCTCCACCCCTGGCCATTGGGACCACAGGCCCCTGACTGGGCCACCACATCTTCTCAGGGTGGCGGGTTGTCTGTTTCCAGCCACCCCATTACTGTTTTAAGATCAGGGTCCTCGGTTTGCAGTCCAGCCCATCCCCTAACATCATCGGGTAATAGGGCTCGACAGATCACCTCCCCCGTCTGTAGGTTAGCTGCCTCCCGTTCTTCTTTCCGGTTACAGTGGTGACAGTCTGGGGCACACGAACGGCGGGAGAGgctgtctgcatttgtgtgatTCTCACCTCTGTGTTGTATGGTGAACTGAAAGGCCTGGAGATGTTTGATCCATCTGGCGACTTGTCCTTCAGGCTCTTTAAAGAATATGAGCCACTTCAAAGCAGCCTGGTCAGTGCGAATGGTGAATGGAAGGCCGCAGACAATGTGCTTGAAATGGTTTACTGCATCAATCACTGCCAACAGTCCCTTGCGCGTGACACAATAGTTCCTCTCCGACTAATCCAAGGTATGACTTTGTTAAGCAACAACCCGCTCTCCGTCAGGGGACAGCTGCGAGAGTACAGCACTAAGGCCTGTGTTGCTAGCGTCCGTGTCAAGGATAAATGGCAAGTCTTTGTTTGGTGCAACCAGCACTGGATCCTTACATAAGGCCTGTTATAGCTCGTGGAAGGCTGAATTCTGTCCCCATTTGTACTGTGTGTCTTTGCGCATTAACAAGAACATTAGGGGtgggtattgccaaagaagtcacgattcgattcgtatcacgattcacatgccacgatgcgattatatcacgatgcatcgcgatacttgaattattgcgatgcattgcgatgcattgcgaattttcactgaacactgttaaaaaaaaattaagccattaccagtggctgactggctgtgtatgatctggatagtgtgttcaattgataactcaaagcaactcaattcatacatagctgtatttactgaaacgactattactggatacactgacaagaagtgctaaggatctataaaacttaaaataacaaaataaggataatcagtgccgtttacatggcctcagtggtcctttaaaccaatgaaatgaaaacattcaaacatttccccttttggaagtagctgccattataacaacaatatcatttcataaacataagaggacaaactgatgccacaaaaagtgaataggctttataaaacttaattattcatttttttaaattaataatcgattcttggcgtcaacaatcgatgcagtagatcgtgaaaattagaatcgcgatgcatcgtcatgacgattatttggcacacccctaatgAACATGGGGGCAGCTACAGTAGAGAACCCAGCCACAAAGCGGCTGTAATAGGATGCGAGTCCTAAgaaatggcgcgtttccactgcagggtgcggaacggatcggatcgcaaaggtgcgggtcgggtcgcctttccaccgccaaaagtgggcgtgacccggactttgccgtacccgttccggccccattctcgggactcctccgttgcggtacccaaaacaagaccagacgcctgaaagggtcccgtgaaattctagctacaccccccctccgttgattggtcaacagaatcgtcacttccgggtgacgcggggataaaaacaaacagtagcctcgaggtattattctttacaattaacatgtcgcgtaaaaagcttgcttgggcgaacaaggaggtggagacgttcgtctgcattcttggggaggaagacgttgtttacgatgtttacgtagctgccgcggcgatcgacatccggcctaccaccaagggtactgtcggcagtggaaacgcgacctcggaactgagctgggctataccgccccctccctaccgcacctttgcgatccgatccgttccgcaccctgcggtggaaacgcggcaaaagatcttcctgcttgttgcgatgcaagatgacccgctttccatgcagtatcgtcagagcccgagtcgcgtcacagtgcttaaatttgcatacgcgattgTTACGTCCCCcgctaggggaaggggtggcaacaTAAAACCAGATGTCTTTGGTTAACTGGaagttgtttatttgtttatttagccCAGAGCATGGGATAAGTTCCCGTGTAGCAATTAACAAGAACCTCGATCAACCAACAAATAACCATTCGAAGACCCAATGTGGCAAGCTTCATATCCAAGGCCAGCTGCCGTGGATGTTGAGCTCGCCCGTGCTTTATCCTCCCAGATCCTCGGCCCTCCGATGCAGCAGCCAATGACGTCCGGGGACAGGCAcatcaaaattaacataatggtCAACAAATCACACGCGGGGAAAACACATGATCATTAGCATGAGTATCGACAAACTGAGGATTTTACCCATGAGGGCGGGGCGTCAATCCGCAACCGtacagcgatctgattggatgacggatccgtcgctgccgaaaagttgaacatttttcaactttctgacggagccgaaggctccaacggaacggacggatccacaatgcattgcgcgtccgtccccattcaaagtcaatggggatcagtcaacggacagaggtagtgggcacggggcgttaccctacatgcccactacctccgtcagtcaacggacgtgggaaggtgttgctgactgatgggggagtagtctttgtagaggcatccgtcagccaatcaaatcgcttcgccgggttcttcccgcttcttcctgcttgttgcgatgcaagatgacccgctttcccacTTTCCATTATCGTCAGAGCctgagtcgcgtcacagtgcttaaatttgcatacgtgatctgattggatgacggatccgtcgctgccgaaaaagttgaacatttttcaacttcttgattgagccgaaggctccaacggaacggacggatccacaatgcattgcgcgtccgtccccattcaaagtcaatggggatcagtcaacggacggaggtagtgggcacggggcgttagcCGTTGCGGTAACATAGAATGGGCTTTTCTCTACAAAATCGGGGACTTCAGTCAGCAAAGTGGCAAGTGGTGAGTGAGACTTTTCATCTTTTCTCCTTACAACTTGGTTTGCATCAGTTGGTTTTCTCATTGGTGTGTCCGGCGGGGTGTATAGGTTGAAGAGGTCGGACTTTCCGATTTCTTCTTCAGCCATCTCGGTCCTACGGTAGCAGCTAGTGGTGGTAGCCCACGTGTGTGAGGGGAATGGAGGCTTGGctatcccacttctgacaccagtGTAGCGTTTGCGGCCCGACACTGCGGGGGCTAACTAGTGCAAAGATGAGGACACAGGGGGCTGACGTTTAACCGGAGAACTGCAGGCTTTATTATCCTTTCCGTACAACTAACTACGGGGTTGGAGCGGAGGAGGGCCCAAAACAATAGGGCGATACCAAACACTGGCTATCTGTGCCCGCCCTCTATCCCAACAGGCCTATCAGGCTGAACTAGGGCAACTCCTTCCCACCACAAACTCCCCAGCAATCCCCCTCATAGTCCTGCTCGGTCGCTACAATCTATACAATTTAGCTTCAGATTTTGCGTATCAATTTAGAGCTTGAGCTAAATCTGGGACAAGTGACGCACGCTTGTCAGCAGAAAAAGTGTACAAACTGCTCCCCGTAGTAACCATAGTGACTCACCGCGTTGTTGCCGCAGAACTGCACCCCCGCGCAGGGGATGGCCAGCGCCAGGAGCTGCCACCGCACGCAGCGGGAGCGCAGCACGTCCAGCACCGTCTTGGCCTTCTCCCCCTGcacgctctccctctcgctccgcatgtcatcctcctcctgcttcaggTCGTCCTCCTGCCAGAGCCAGTGCAGGGCTggcacacaaacatttaaactAACATTTACACACCATCTAAACCAAGCGGTTCCCATCCTTTCTTTGGTCAATGATTCTGTTTTTAGGTCTGCACATGTTTTCGATAGACAAATGTTGTGCATCTGCTTCCACACACATCGTTTGAACCCGTTCAACGATGCCAATCCTTTAAAAAAGATTGCACTTCACTTACTTGCTTACACACTTGTGGATCGCATGGCTCTTTTTTCTGGGGAAATGTGCAACAGTCTGATTTCAGTAAATCTAGCTCCATTAAATAATTGATGAGGCAGTAAGCTAGTTCCCCACACCGCTCTCTTCAATGTTTCTGGGCGTTTATAAAGCAATGCTGCAAGTCAACTGATTATCGAGGTCAAAGTGTTAGACTGCTATAAATCGTAGTGGAAATTATGTTTCTAATTTCCACCTCACCGGGGACGTGGTCTTGCAATGGAGGAAACTGACTTGACGCCTGAAGGGGGGGAATGCTTAAACTGACCACAAGAGGGcagtcacacacagaacaaaagGCCATGAAGCAAAGTTGAGTAAGTGTATACAAGCGAGGGGATCTAAACTGTCACAGTAGACTGAAAAGGTGGACGAGATTAACCATCTCAAAGCAGATGATAGAAACGTAAAGGACCATTGAACAATTATTGGAAGAGTTTTAAAAGGTATTCATTGAAATCTGTATGAATCAGTTCTACTGTTCCTCAAGAATGAGGAAGAAATGCAGATTAAGATTATCGGTTTGAGCCTAAAAGAGACTTCCATGAGTTGGTCGAAGTAACTGACAGGTGGTTTTAGGTTGCTAAGCTTTGCACAAGGTCAGCACAATAATGTGACAAAGTAGTGTCTCCATTCTGCAGTGTTAAGACCATCAGGTCAGCTGATGGAGAAAGGATTAGCAGTATGCATTCCTCCGTTTTCATCACTACCTCAGTACACCTCAGAGGAACAGCCAACAAGGCAGCCATTGGAACTACACTGGCTGCACTAGAAGAGAAGCAGGCTCAGAGCTGAGAAAGAAGAGCTCTTGCTCCGAACAGCTTAGACAGAATCCAACGCTGATATACACAGTGTACCAAAGTAGAGTACAAGTACACAGTGGCCAAATCCCAAAGTGAGCCCGGAGGACGAAGGTCTCACGGACTTAATTGATCTGAGGAGCTAATTTACTTaagcgagtgagtgtgtgaggccaCATGGGCTCAGACAGGTATATATgggattgggacagcacttcacGAGAGCACATGTTACCTTGGCAATGTTTAACCTTCCTGTCGTTTTCGGGTCAAATCTGACCGATTTCCATTTCGATCAATCATAAATAttgtgttttacatttatttgtctCGAGGGCTTATGATATCCTCCACCTTAGGCATTTGAACATATACAATTGCTGATCACTACTTTCATTAAATGTTGAGTTGTTTAGTCAACTTTGTAACACCTGTTGTGTTCCCGGTCAAAAATAACCGCCATAGGAATTGAATGGGTGACCCTAGATTGTGTTCATCCATCAGATAGTACGCAACCACAaatccaccaccacacacacacacacacacacacacacacacacacacacacacacacacacacacacacacacacacacacacactttcacgcacacatgcacacacatgcacgcactttcatgcacgcacacacacacccacactccacCCCACGTGAGCCCCTTTCAGACTGGAGTACATCGGTCTAACAATGAGGCTACAAAAAGTCTGTGGGATGCAGTGTCAGGGAGGCCTATATTCTGGTCAACTATGTCCCTGCAGCAGTTTCATGTCCTCTCAAGAGTTATCAGATTTGATGACAGAGCTACACAACCTTTCCGCTGGTGAGACGACAAACTGGCTGCCATCAGGAACGTTTGGGACAGGTGGGTGGAGCGCCGACCGCTGATGAACAATCCAGGCCCTGAGATGACAGTGGACGAGCGCCTGGTCCCTTTCAGAGGTCGCCGTCCATTCAAACAGTACATCCCAAGCAAACCAGGCAAGTATGGGATCAAGATCTGGGCAGCATGTGATGCCAGAGGCAGCTACGCCTGGTATATGCAGGTTTACACAGGGAAACCTGTTACtggaataattaataataattttgcGGGAACGCGCAGCAAAGCCTGTGAATCCGTGAGTCCggacattgggattgggccaGTGCATGCTTCAGGTCCCAAACGACATTGGTGAGATCCTGCACCAGGCACTGTGAAGCTTTGAAAGGGGAAGATTAAAGGAAACATCACttctaaacacacactcacactcaggtGAGTACACAGGCCATCCCAGCAGCCGTAAGACAATTGCAGCATCCCACAGATAATGGGGCGACGCTTGAAGAGTGACGCAGCAACCGACCGACATCACAGCGCAGCCTGTGAGGAACCTGCCATCATCTCGTTTACCCCAAAGAGACATTCCTCTGTTCCACGGAGACCCACGGTTCAGGTCCTCAGTGTGAGCTGTTGACTCCAGGGCTAAGAGGAGGGCAGAAAAGCTGTGCTTTCTGAGGAGAACCTTAAGATCAGGTCAAGAGCTGCTTACACATGTCAGCTGATCGTGGATACAACCAAGCCATTAAATAGCTGGATCAGCGCTGTGGAAACGAGCTGGAGATCACAGCAGCTTACCCGGAGAAAGCTTTCAACCGGCCTCAGATAAAGCCAGAGAATGGAGCAGCACTGAGCCCCCAGGGACTGTGTTTCCTGGAGTGCAAGAACATCATGGAGGGCATGGACTACATGGAGTAGTTGGATGATCCTACAAATAATATGATCCTCATCTCAAGGCTACCATACTAGTGATTAACAAGGGAATTAACAAATGGGGTGTAGTTTTGTTTAAGAGCCTAGTTGAAACACccagggccctattttaacggtatGAAACCCAAGTGTGAAAAgcgaaacgcaagtagctttggtATTATActggcggataaatgactcttgcgaccaacgcaaatctaaaatgggttggtctgaagtagcttTATTTCccgtaggtgtgttttgggcgtaacatgcaaTGAACCAATGAGAGTGTCATCTTGGGACACTTCAACcatttgcattaagctttgtattGTTTGAAATAtcattcatatttttgaatggtcttgcATCATTCCATCATTTTCCACTGAGACGGGAGAAATCCGTATTTACCTCTAACACCTCCTGCTTTAAATGACACAAAGTGATGATTTTTGTGTAATTTAAAGCAGGAAgtataagggggggggggcctctaaAAAACGACAAGCACTCCTCATTTTCAAACCCgcctagggggtgggacccactgacacTAAAGACCTATTACAGATGAGTGCCAGTGGGTTGGACTTAGGGTTGTatggtataaacggtatagatCAACACAATGTTCTTAGGACACTTTTGCTCCGACTCACTAGGATTTGTGCTAGGGTCACTATTCTGGGATATAGCTCTGCGATAACCACATTtataaatgaaaatgtaatttCAAATATCAGATCGTTGTGGATTATTATGTCTAGTTGACACAAGCCTTATTATGGTGTGTTAGCTGGGAGCCATCAGATGGGAGCCGTCAATTGGTGGCTAGGGTCATAGATATGCAATACTACACAATACTTTAAATCAGTACATTTTTCTTCAGTAAAATGTCAATTAAAAAAAGTCAACTCGGGAGAGAGTTAAAATGTGACAAACTTTCACTGTGTGAGATCTTGCCCACATCTCTTAGTGTGGCTTGGTCATCTCTTTAAAACAAGAAAATGAGGCGCGATCAACATTGAGACACAGCTCAGCCTCCCTCAAGCAGGGCAGAACGTGATGACTCATGTAAATCCCCTCGTTAGGAGCATCTCTCACGTGACCCACCTGTTTTGCTGGCCTCCGTGTCGCCCTTGTCGATGTAGAGGTAGCGAGGCGACTCAGGGAAGAACAGCAGGCTGACGAACTGCACCACGGCCGGGACGCCACTCGACGCAAGCAGGTAGGGCCAGGCGCTGTCCGAGCCCAGCAGCTCTCTGAGCACAGGGAACCCCCGTtaggtacacaacacacactgacacccgttagatacacaacaacacacactgacacccattagatacacaacaacacacggaTACCCGTTagatacacaacaacacacactgacacccgttagatacacaacaacacacactggcacccattagatacacaacaacacacggaTACCCGttagatacacaacacacactgacacccgttagatacacaacaacacacactgacacccgtTAGATACACAACAACGTGGTCGGCTTAgcgcaggaggtagagcggttgTCTTGTAATGTGTCTTGTAATGTGTCTTGTagagtgtcgatgtgtccctgagcaagacacttaaccctaactgctcctgaggagctggctgtcgccttgcatggttgactctgctgtcggtgtgtcaatgtgtgtattaaccaatgtaggtcactttggataaaagcgtctgccaaatgccctaattgtaattgtataaCAACACACGGACACCCGTTAGATACACAAGCACAGTGAACTCTGACACCGTTagatacacaacaacacacactgacacccgtTAGATACACAACACACTGGCACCCGTTAgatacaaaacaacacacactgacacccgtTAGATGCACAACCACAGTGAACACTGACACCGTTAGATACACAACAACAGGAGAACATTAGAGAAAGTAACAAAGCCGAGGTGAACTGGGACCCCCCAGCACTTTTGGCACTTTTGAAAACCATCTCACCGGAGTCCGATGATCTGTCCCGTGACTTTCCCAGCAGCTATGAAGATGGACCCAGTGAGAGTGAGAAACCCTCTTCGTTTCTTTGGGGCACACTCACCCAAGTACATCAGGTGCACGCTCAATCCCAggcctgggacacacacacacacacacacacacacacacacacacacacacacacacacacacacacacacacacacacacacacacacacagactcacacatacacgcactcacacacgcatgcacacacacagacacacatatatacaaacacacacacacacacacaaacacacatctcaaTGTAGAATGCAGTCACAACATGATGGAACGTACCATTGAGATGTTGCCCTGCTGTAGGCCCTCATGTAGACACAATGATTGATGAGGTGAAACGTACCAACGTTATAGCCATAGAGGAATCTGGCCAGCAGTATCATCTCAAAGGACCTCGCCATGCGACAGAAGACCATGAGCAGGGCAGCCACGACCGCCACCACGTTGTTGAACAGCAGAGCTTTTTTCCTTAAAAAGAAAAGAGCATAGAAAGGATGAtcacaatctgtgtgtgtggtcctagTGTTGACGCTCActgggtgtgggtgcgtgcggcGCCATGCTTTGCATTTGAGTGGATGGTGGGTCTCACCGGCCATAGGTGACGGGGAGGCTGCCGCTGTGGACGGCGCCCGCCCAGGCGCCCAGGCTGAACACGGACACCACGAAGGACCAGATGAGCATGCTGGTGGAAGCGTCCACCGGGGCCGCGTAGCGCTCCATCCACGTATCGTTCACGAAGCTCTGCACGTGCTGGGGTGAACAATAGGGTCGCTCATTGTTGcacatgtttaaaatgtgtgggGTGTAATCAAATGTATAATTTAGATGAAAATAGCTAGTACACATTTtgatgtgtatttatttaacaaacattGGACCAGTATCGACTAATAGGTTACATTATTGACAAAGCCAGAAACGGATATCTATTGGCTATATAAATGGAAATTCCGTATGGGCAACGGGGCAAGTGCCCAGGGGCTCGGGATCACCCAGGATCGAGCCTTCCCTCAATCCCTTGCCCAACACAAGCAAGTGTCCAACACGTCTCCAATACAAAGTGAATGGGAGGCGGTAGCCACAATCGCGGCCAAGGGTTTGGCCTTTTGTTATCTCTTTGTCAGTGCAGATGGTACTAGAAAGTAGTGGAGAGAATAATCGGTTTGAGCCCATCCACAGCCCCACAGGATTTAGGCTGGCTGAAGCTCTAATTCAAGTGGTGCGAGACTTGGGGTCTGACTTGTCAAACTGAGTTATGATAATGCAAGCAACATTTCTAGCAAGTAGCCTGCAATGGCATCAAAGCCcacttaaaaaagaaaacccaCTAATTAGTTTTAGTTTTGTAGGTATTTACAGTATCGATAATTGCTGTGAGGACGTCAACTCTTTGTTTGAACTGATACAGTCTCTATACATTTAGCCTCAACCGATTGCTGGAACACAATATTCAAAAACAGTGACAATTTCATCAGCCACATTCTAAAATCCTCTGCAGGACTGGATGAAGTTGTCAGGCAGACTTCACAAAAACTATCAATGACAATTACAAAATAGCCTCAGACTTTGATGAGAAAACCCAAATCGAAGTGAATCTGCTGCGCTAGTTTCAAAACGTGATCAACTAGATGCAGCAATAATGACTAAGTTGTAGATACGGGTACTGGCTAGACATTACAACGCCGTTAACGTTACTGAACGTTAAATgcggtgcgttactatgaattaATTGAATAACTGCATAATCCAAACACACCCCCGgctccacacacaaactgctagtgaggagaccggtggggtattccatcaaagtCGCTAACAAAAGCGGCGCTTAGTTGATTAAGCCCGGTTAGAACTAACGCCAACTTCCACTTGAGGCTGAAGCCATTCCATCAACGTAGTTCAGCCGCGCCTTGCTCAGGCTAGTAAtgatggattcaatgattcTTTTAAAAAAATCCACGATAACAATAGATAGCaattcat
Encoded here:
- the LOC115545877 gene encoding solute carrier family 2, facilitated glucose transporter member 11, which gives rise to MNTALKELLQYRRLYLLSLVLGIGGSFQYGIQVSMMASAAEHVQSFVNDTWMERYAAPVDASTSMLIWSFVVSVFSLGAWAGAVHSGSLPVTYGRKKALLFNNVVAVVAALLMVFCRMARSFEMILLARFLYGYNVGLGLSVHLMYLGECAPKKRRGFLTLTGSIFIAAGKVTGQIIGLRELLGSDSAWPYLLASSGVPAVVQFVSLLFFPESPRYLYIDKGDTEASKTALHWLWQEDDLKQEEDDMRSERESVQGEKAKTVLDVLRSRCVRWQLLALAIPCAGVQFCGNNALYFYAFDIFREAGVAEDKMHYLSIGIGATEFVTISLCSLVIERAGRKKLMGYGYLLMGVTMSVLIVTLSVKDLYPWIPYVNISLIFTVICIYGLGPSGVSMALPADLFLQAWRPSAYVCSGTINWVGMFLIGMLFPYIVGAIGQFCFLIFVAYCIFSSAFMLYFVPETKGKSMIEIAEAFNKLNYKHKHTEKEPNMLQTQF